The proteins below are encoded in one region of Mya arenaria isolate MELC-2E11 chromosome 15, ASM2691426v1:
- the LOC128220581 gene encoding uncharacterized protein LOC128220581 encodes MSTTTLPIIDMTKAYTERQKLANQVVQGLENEGFLFIDNVDKLDYDGLFKACKWFFDKTIDFKRAVMRNFWNPANKNVYRGYFPVQEGEPSRKEGFEFARDVRDDDTTIAKNNWFYEKSPWPEEDGSFPFKAFMQEHYEILHNTAIEILRLAAIGLGIDENAFDSIFADRPCTTFRIMHYPPWEGEPPSNALIEDGKVLITPEHTDTNFLTLLTRFDYAGLEIKNMDGQWVGVDPRPGSLVMNIGDTFSRMMGGRFKATKHRVIDIKEDRYAVPFFFTPSYDGDIGINFMSKATGQGPDHKSERYGPWVLNVIKYQKKYFEYRVLPDIEPVA; translated from the coding sequence ATGTCGACGACGACCCTGCCTATCATCGACATGACGAAGGCGTACACTGAACGACAGAAACTCGCCAATCAGGTGGTCCAAGGGTTGGAAAATGAAGGATTCTTATTCATTGATAATGTGGATAAGCTGGATTACGATGGACTATTTAAAGCTTGCAAATGGTTTTTCGAcaaaacaattgattttaaacGGGCAGTGATGAGAAACTTTTGGAATCCAGCGAACAAGAATGTTTATAGAGGGTATTTCCCCGTGCAAGAAGGCGAGCCAAGCCGAAAAGAAGGTTTCGAGTTTGCTAGAGACGTGCGCGACGATGATACCACTATTGCGAAAAACAACTGGTTCTATGAAAAATCCCCCTGGCCTGAAGAAGACGGTTCATTTCCTTTCAAAGCTTTTATGCAGGAACACTATGAGATTCTGCATAACACCGCCATAGAAATCCTTCGCCTCGCCGCTATTGGGTTAGGAATTGATGAAAACGCGTTCGATTCTATCTTTGCTGATAGGCCGTGTACGACCTTTAGAATCATGCACTATCCTCCCTGGGAAGGCGAACCACCATCAAACGCTTTAATTGAAGATGGGAAGGTGCTTATTACTCCAGAACACACCGACACAAACTTCCTGACACTACTTACACGCTTCGACTACGCAGGACTAGAGATCAAGAACATGGACGGTCAGTGGGTTGGGGTTGATCCGAGACCTGGATCCCTGGTCATGAATATTGGAGATACATTCTCTCGTATGATGGGCGGGAGATTTAAGGCGACCAAGCACCGCGTTATCGACATCAAGGAAGATCGTTACGCCGTACCGTTCTTTTTTACGCCCAGTTACGACGGAGATATCGGGATCAACTTTATGTCAAAAGCTACCGGTCAAGGTCCGGACCACAAGTCTGAGCGATATGGCCCCTGGGTTCTCAATGTGATCAAATACCAGAAGAAATATTTCGAATATCGAGTTCTTCCTGACATTGAACCTGTTGCCTAA